A genomic stretch from Amia ocellicauda isolate fAmiCal2 chromosome 23, fAmiCal2.hap1, whole genome shotgun sequence includes:
- the LOC136719158 gene encoding cystatin, whose protein sequence is MAVSWKTGFLLLAATCVVAAVGSAERLVGGPMQADLSDAGVKDALRFAVSEYNKASNDAYISKESKIIDVKKQVVAGIKYIFTVEMVRTSCRKGGVEALELCAVHGDAEVAKARTCTFEVWSRPWIPETRLINNCK, encoded by the exons ATGGCTGTGTCCTGGAAGACCGGGTTTCTGCTGCTCGCTGCGACGTGTGTTGTAGCGGCTGTCGGTTCGGCTGAGAGGCTGGTCGGAGGGCCCATGCAAGCAGACCTGTCCGACGCCGGGGTCAAAGATGCGCTGAGATTCGCAGTGTCCGAGTATAACAAGGCCAGCAACGACGCGTACATCAGCAAGGAGTCGAAAATCATTGATGTCAAGAAACAG GTTGTTGCAGGGATTAAGTACATCTTCACAGTGGAGATGGTCCGCACATCTTGCAGAAAGGGAGGAGTTGAAGCTTTGGAGCTGTGTGCCGTGCACGGGGATGCTGAGGTGGCTAAG GCCCGCACATGCACCTTTGAAGTGTGGTCCCGTCCTTGGATTCCTGAAACCAGGCTGATAAATAACTGCAAGTAG
- the LOC136719156 gene encoding cystatin gives MPKQRCSISVRNTRGREVNPRRLSSQENHLLNLALKTEQLGAKSSYPIEMARFLISFLAVAVACLFSTATSVPISTSNRGVQMAADFAIGSHNLVSKNANALKIIKIESVEYQIMPPSRAKYTMTVEVGKTVCKNVRGVNLADCALETGANAQTMTCNFVVLAVPNTDFSSYLLKDQCF, from the exons ATGCCAAAACAGAGATGCAGCATTTCAGTAAGGAACACCCGAGGTAGAGAGGTGAACCCTAGGAGACTATCAAGCCAGGAAAACCATCTGCTGAACCTGGCATTGAAGACAGAACAACTGGGAGCCAAATCCT CCTACCCCATAGAGATGGCCAGATTCCTCATCTCCTTCCTGGCGGTGGCCGTGGCATGTCTCTTCAGCACCGCCACCTCAGTTCCCATCAGCACCAGCAACCGTGGGGTGCAAATGGCAGCTGACTTCGCTATAGGGTCCCACAACTTGGTCTCCAAGAACGCGAATGCCTTGAAAATCATCAAGATTGAGTCGGTCGAATATCAG ATCATGCCTCCCTCTCGGGCGAAGTACACCATGACCGTGGAAGTCGGGAAAACTGTGTGTAAGAACGTACGCGGTGTGAACTTGGCTGACTGCGCCCTGGAAACAGGGGCCAATGCTCAA acaATGACTTGTAACTTTGTTGTGCTGGCTGTCCCAAACACCGACTTTTCCAGCTACCTTTTGAAGGACCAGTGCTTCTAA